The following are encoded together in the Penicillium digitatum chromosome 3, complete sequence genome:
- a CDS encoding Src homology-3 domain encodes MSGPPFTVRSVFEYASGHDDDLNFPIGQIMTVTALEDDDWYYGEYSDAQGVKQEGIFPKNFVERYEPPAPPRPSRPRSRKETEPVPVESPVVEIKQPEPEPEPVVQPTEEDYEIASPQPPLPQSPPLRASAPVVEVVSSPPKPTKAPAPAPVAPVEPAAKALSKPAPPAVAGKPSGSSFRDRIAAFNKPAAAPVTPFKPGGSQPFFIKKPFVAPPPSRDAYKPPPREPAPKVYKREEDPDVKEQNAREPPVSESRLAPIEGGEEGAEDQPKPTSLKERIALLQKQQLEQAQRHAEAAQKKEKPSRPPKKSMDEPVAPAVLDEEQESPRPVEEFSAARDASVDTLRAAAPLPQAAVPFSPTQEIASDANDADYSAAADSEDTGETSTSKDDEDKQPQSRPVSQRQQLTRALEQTAEADVEDESDAEEEEELDPETKRRMELRERMAKMSGGMGMMGLFGPPSGGMPGMSGLGSARKTKTSGDSEKRLGEVEHEPTSPANAPPVPMIPLPGMNVASKPAPSTEVEKEEEDPSATPLTEQHSACEVPDVEEVIHEGLPPRASIDHPAPAPPSQDRSAPPPPPRESRPVPTVPSEPPASPPPVPAGRSAPSLSRPTTADKGEESDDELSVHTSVLSLNTSAAPPAVPAPAIPAQIDSRRSSTYDTVAPTFPTPAAEKRASRLPPPIPVNPPMPPSSQGRAPPPPPPDQLRRGSTADSRTTTLAAPRQAGEEVEGEVTEYDGDYDTDIASGEKHKDALKAHERDSSFDEGIIAEDQSIQSPYSPQESRHPPPPPTAPRAVPPPPPSQPPRNARASIDTPRGPPPPPPPNREPASDDDDDDDDDVEYDPFNYSAPQHGVPTSPPLPLGRPEAPPFPPPQAANEYDDLYDAPPLQSPVKERPSALNEKRLSLAHVPPQSQSSGLPSPSATRTQRASMDILRNQPNLRRSMDVSRPSIDQGYIATDVDFATYSLWWTKPNTPPPAFQNRTDLLFEVEETASTNRSGKTTVSKDVYILFIDYSQTVLNVQFDPKSPTEASFEQRHEPPPPPLRQDQLEQAHIQLGTRISEAVNSVQNSTVGDGTPFGLVQYLLNPLSDALLPVGTRGYGASVYSNLANASVFQNDEIRAGDIVSFRNARFQGHRGTMHQKYSADVGKPDHVGIVVDWDGTKKKIRAWEQGRESKKVKMESFKLNDLRSGECKVWRVMPRSWVGWEASK; translated from the exons ATGTCAGGTCCGCCATTTACGGTCCGCTCGGTCTTCGAGTATGCTTCAGGTCACGATGATGACCTCAATTTCCCGATCGGTCAAATCATGACCGTCACCGCCCTCGAGGACGATGATTGGTACTACGGTGAATACTCAGACGCCCAGGGGGTCAAGCAGGAGGGCATTTTCCCGAAAAACTTCGTTGAGAGATACGAACCTCCGGCTCCTCCGAGGCCATCTCGACCCAGATCCAGAAAGGAGACTGAGCCGGTGCCAGTGGAGTCGCCCGTGGTCGAAATCAAGCAACCTGAGCCTGAGCCCGAGCCAGTGGTGCAGCCGACAGAGGAAGATTATGAGATTGCATCCCCGCAGCCACCTCTGCCCCAGTCTCCTCCTCTACGTGCGAGTGCTCCTGTGGTAGAAGTTGTATCGTCGCCCCCGAAGCCAACAAAAGCGCCAGCTCCCGCTCCCGTGGCGCCAGTTGAACCTGCTGCGAAAGCACTCTCTAAACCTGCACCGCCGGCTGTAGCAGGGAAGCCTTCGGGGTCGTCATTCAGGGATCGTATTGCCGCATTCAACAAACCCGCAGCAGCACCAGTCACGCCATTCAAACCGGGTGGTTCCCAGCCATTCTTCATCAAGAAGCCTTTCGTCGCGCCGCCTCCTAGCCGGGACGCCTACAAGCCTCCaccaagggaacctgcaCCCAAGGTCTacaaaagagaagaggatCCCGATGTAAAGGAACAAAATGCCCGCGAGCCTCCAGTTTCTGAAAGCCGGCTTGCTCCCATTGAAGGCGGCGAAGAGGGAGCAGAGGACCAACCCAAGCCAACTAGCCTGAAAGAGCGAATTGCTTTGCTCCAGAAGCAACAACTAGAGCAAGCTCAGCGTCATGCAGAAGCTGCtcagaagaaggaaaaacCCTCCCGCCCTCCTAAGAAGTCGATGGATGAACCCGTGGCCCCCGCAGTTCTCGACGAGGAACAAGAGTCTCCTCGCCCCGTGGAAGAGTTTTCAGCTGCTCGGGATGCTAGTGTTGATACATTGAGGGCCGCGGCCCCTCTTCCACAGGCAGCTGTCCCATTCTCGCCCACTCAAGAAATCGCGAGCGACGCCAATGACGCCGACTACTCTGCTGCTGCAGACTCCGAGGATACAGGCGAAACATCCACTAGTaaggatgatgaggacaAGCAGCCCCAGTCTCGTCCAGTCTCCCAACGTCAACAGTTGACTCGTGCACTCGAGCAAACTGCCGAGGCAGATGTCGAAGACGAGAGCGAtgcagaggaagaggaggaattGGATCCCGAAACCAAGCGTAGAATGGAATTGCGTGAGCGAATGGCCAAGATGAGCGGCGGAATGGGTATGATGGGTCTCTTTGGCCCGCCTTCTGGAGGTATGCCAGGCATGTCTGGTCTCGGCAGTGCTCGCAAGACCAAGACTTCCGGCGACTCAGAGAAGAGGCTTGGAGAGGTCGAGCATGAGCCTACTTCCCCTGCCAATGCGCCTCCAGTTCCTATGATCCCCCTTCCTGGAATGAACGTGGCTAGCAAGCCAGCACCTTCTACTGAAgtggagaaggaagaggaggaccCTTCAGCAACTCCTCTCACGGAACAACACTCTGCATGTGAGGTCCCAGACGTCGAGGAGGTCATCCACGAAGGTCTACCGCCTCGTGCCTCCATTGATCATCCAGCCCCGGCTCCCCCATCTCAAG ATCGTTCGGcgcctcctccgcctcctcgaGAGTCAAGACCCGTCCCGACTGTCCCAAGTGAGCCACCGGCTTCCCCTCCGCCAGTTCCTGCAG GCCGATCGGCTCCATCTCTATCACGGCCCACAACTGCCGACAAGGGTGAAGAGTCAGATGATGAATTGTCGGTGCACACATCTGTTTTGTCGTTGAATACCTCGGCAGCTCCACCGGCCGTGCCTGCACCTGCGATACCTGCTCAGATTGATTCTCGCCGTTCCTCAACATATGACACCGTGGCCCCTACATTTCCGACCCCTGCAGCTGAAAAGAGAGCTAGTCGTCTCCCACCCCCTATTCCAGTCAATCCGCCCATGCCACCATCATCGCAGGGCCGCGCACCCCCTCCCCCGCCTCCCGATCAGCTTCGTCGCGGATCTACCGCCGATAGTCGCACGACTACGCTGGCTGCTCCTCGACAGGCCggagaagaagtggaaggagAGGTTACTGAATATGATGGAGACTACGACACTGATATCGCATCAGGAGAGAAACACAAGGATGCTCTGAAAGCTCACGAGCGCGACTCCAGCTTTGACGAGGGTATCATCGCCGAAGACCAATCCATTCAGTCCCCGTATAGTCCTCAGGAATCCCGGCACCCACCACCTCCGCCCACCGCTCCCAGGGCAGTTCCGCCTCCACCCCCAAGCCAGCCGCCCCGGAATGCCCGTGCGTCCATTGACACACCTAGGGGGCCGCCGCCGCCTCCTCCGCCGAACAGAGAGCCAGccagcgatgatgatgatgatgatgatgatgatgtggAATATGACCCCTTCAACTACTCCGCTCCCCAGCATGGTGTCCCCACATCTCCGCCCCTCCCGCTCGGTCGCCCAGAAGCTCCTCCTTTCCCACCACCACAAGCGGCCAATGAATATGACGACCTATACGATGCACCCCCTTTGCAGAGCCCGGTCAAAGAAAGACCCTCCGCCTTGAATGAGAAGCGTCTTTCACTGGCGCATGTGCCTCCCCAAAGCCAGTCTTCAGGTTTGCCATCTCCATCCGCCACTCGAACCCAGCGCGCATCTATGGATATTCTAAGAAACCAGCCTAACCTTCGTCGGTCTATGGATGTTTCTCGCCCCTCTATTGACCAAGGCTACATCGCCACTGATGTTGATTTCGCCACCTATTCCCTCTGGTGGACTAAACCCAATACCCCACCTCCAGCTTTCCAGAACCGTACCGATCTGCTTTTCGAGGTCGAGGAGACTGCGTCCACAAACCGCAGCGGCAAAACGACAGTTTCGAAGGACGTCTATATCCTGTTTATCGATTACTCCCAGACAGTTCTGAACGTCCAGTTCGATCCCAAGAGCCCCACAGAGGCTTCTTTCGAGCAGCGCCATGAACCCCCGCCGCCCCCGCTTCGCCAGGACCAGCTCGAGCAGGCTCATATTCAGCTTGGAACCCGAATTTCGGAAGCTGTCAATTCAGTTCAAAACTCTACCGTTGGAGACGGCACCCCGTTCGGCCTGGTTCAGTACTTGCTCAATCCTCTTTCCGACGCACTGCTCCCCGTGGGGACCCGTGGATACGGTGCCTCGGTTTATTCCAACCTGGCCAATGCCTCTGTGTTCCAGAACGATGAAATCCGCGCCGGTGATATCGTCAGTTTCCGCAATGCCCGATTCCAGGGCCACCGCGGCACTATGCACCAGAAGTATAGTGCCGATGTTGGAAAGCCCGACCACGTCGGCATTGTTGTCGATTGGGACGGCACGAAGAAAAAGATCCGAGCCTGGGAGCAAGGCCGCGAAAGCAAGAAGGTCAAGATGGAGAGCTTCAAGCTAAACGACCTCCGTAGTGGTGAATGCAAGGTCTGGCGAGTGATGCCCCGTAGCTGGGTGGGCTGGGAAGCCAGTAAGTAA
- a CDS encoding Siderophore biosynthesis lipase/esterase, putative has product MSKFWPKGGLPGILHHYTETLVTFEYASTAVRQPHSLLFVGGLGDGLATTSYMADLARALQQSEWSLFTLNLTSSYQSWGLGHLDRDTNEIAQCLEYIKSYKIDKFGGGKIALMGHSTGSQCVLHYLSQSNPHTKLPAFDAHIEHITRPVLDGAIMQAPVSDREAIFCVLKGGIGDTTPEKARAVYDEMEALAKEAVAEGKPHDTMLPLSLTSMIYPANTPISCRRFLSLVSPESPQAPREDDLFSSDLSDDHLRTTFGRIQQQGLLNHKLMVLISGKDQSIPDYVDKDKILARWQKATDHDGKYQIWDQKHTGVIPNASHALSNDDQAEPRKFLVERLLGYLKTAAENE; this is encoded by the exons ATGTCCAAGTTCTGGCCTAAAGGAGGCCTTCCCGGTATTCTGCACCACTAC ACCGAAACCCTCGTCACATTCGAATATGCTTCGACCGCCGTGCGCCAACCTCACAGTCTCCTCTTCGTCGGCGGACTCGGCGATGGCCTCGCAACAACATCATACATGGCCGATCTCGCGCGCGCATTACAGCAATCAGAATGGTCCCTCTTCACACTTAATCTCACGTCCTCTTATCAATCCTGGGGCCTTGGCCATCTCGACCGCGACACCAACGAGATCGCCCAGTGTCTGGAGTACATCAAGAGCTACAAGATCGATAAATTTGGCGGCGGCAAGATCGCACTTATGGGCCATTCTACGGGCAGTCAGTGCGTCCTGCACTACCTGTCCCAGTCAAACCCGCACACAAAGCTCCCGGCCTTCGACGCCCATATCGAACACATCACGCGGCCCGTGCTGGACGGCGCAATCATGCAGGCGCCCGTTTCGGATCGCGAGGCGATCTTTTGCGTCTTGAAGGGCGGTATTGGTGACACAACGCCTGAGAAGGCCCGTGCTGTCTATGATGAGATGGAGGCGTTGGCGAAGGAGGCTGTTGCTGAGGGGAAGCCTCATGATACCATGCTGCCTCTTTCGTTGACTTCCATGATCTACCCTGCCAATACCCCGATCAGCTGTCGGAGGTTCTTGAGTCTTGTTAGTCCTGAGAGTCCGCAGGCGCCTCGGGAGGATGATCTGTTCAGCTCGGATCTGAGTGATGACCACTTGAGGACTACTTTTGGCAGGATCCAGCAGCAGGGATTGTTGAATCACAAGCTGATGGTgttgatctctgggaaggATCAGTCGATTCCTGATTATGTAGATAAGGACAAGATCCTTGCTAGGTGGCAGAAGGCTACTGATCATGATGGTAAATATCAGATTTGGGATCAGAAGCACACTGGGGTTATTCCTAATGCTTCTCATGCTTTGAGTAATGACGACCAGGCTGAGCCGCGGAAGTTCCTTGTTGAAAGGCTCTTGGGATACCTCAAGACGGCAGCAGAGAACGAATAA
- a CDS encoding ATPase, F1/V1/A1 complex, alpha/beta subunit, nucleotide-binding domain, active site yields MNRFRKSKKAKEHAENQGGAASPGFSLKPSKKKVAPEPKPEFDLSAALPPTDNFRTSLLMPKLSARFSMLKEQDDPLSMLGKASDDSVLFPKRASRLNLFGHDLAALTDIDETCSNDGSRPSLALDRTGSFVSGGDGYGTDDDRSHGGSMMSRGRRTEGNNLFGGRQKTYKIPVRSPVATTPDTSDAPRWGMGKPLSDSNMNLSAFQRLRLKEKEEKTVEAARESEYAASTASSTSRARSSSTASGPLSTVPSLTTATSADELPNASHSSVTAVSPPETLPGPMYAPRNGSTRNRRLYGQGLTQAAQSQQSSTLDRLESLSRQRAGTVDLPSLDRNYSRSATNLRERLQNLAVVELVYTSQATSPPSSATSPKPRMSGEAAPRDRPLPAAATFGAPPLSPPISENDEFPSLLAASIHPEDHGKATAMGLFNRPATGFDEQAFSRRQLEMHQGRKTPPPRRASPPRRPLPAEPAGRTRGLSKSSYGSRAESASSHYTSDAHCGIDNSCASSVEASPFKPGVKNFYAKSTASGSGDEGGNPSSRELSSATSLVTEYGPPLQHSGVASNKPPTTTEDHLETLPEVRYSDLGDLRPINENDLDLQDSSSGTSDNTPKRPDSPTLEPDHGYIGVGKMIISHLRQQSDKSSIFPPPSPRPAQQQSGTYIHKTDTPKPPTGVPMIAEPREESRPSSTIRPGTSSSQSLSGNSAEGTASRNSAESFATGTYFDTASVSNGSSWREELELRHRRHGSTETQREREEFAIELAERRRKVQEKLRIAAESESRSSSPTPGRSTPDLFRAGNAFAMLKQKSSKQASTKPDQKKLFGYVASNASTSTLSPEELWREEERPCSNFSRHPNSSSPQIGSERSLRSRMPSLSRDNSYEDSCESNRSRGSSPFADQRDRAGSDAPGRSKSRTRLHDRDDLQTVDEGSIIGHDSHNAPDDYEASLPVSRPTSSRPSTEMSDPANLDRTSSIASGRNSSTSRSDTPSFQYERSFQFSQSNTSSIIGASPRPPPAAPAYSANATPPLDDMPTDGSSISMVSSSNNSQTSQRGLGQGSLMKRPVNKKQISEPLFVSSTSSVSLVGLSPGSALPSPGSAPPVPPMNPRRRRGTTTQTILGAFKSDKNDLPRVASPVPSVGDEYSIFPDEEKRPRSRSRLRKISSEGGNLNARARQGSITNTLPAVPQYPPPAIPVDGGMF; encoded by the coding sequence ATGAATCGATTccgcaaaagcaaaaaggcGAAGGAGCACGCGGAGAATCAAGGAGGGGCGGCATCACCAGGATTCAGTCTGAAGccatcgaagaagaaggtGGCGCCGGAACCCAAACCGGAGTTCGACCTATCCGCCGCACTGCCCCCGACAGACAACTTCCGTACCAGTCTGCTAATGCCCAAGTTGTCCGCTCGATTCAGCATGCTAAAGGAACAGGACGACCCACTTTCCATGCTAGGCAAGGCCAGTGATGATAGCGTTTTGTTTCCCAAGCGCGCTTCACGACTCAATTTGTTCGGCCATGACCTCGCTGCGTTGACCGACATCGACGAAACTTGCTCCAATGATGGTAGCCGACCATCCCTTGCACTTGACCGCACCGGTTCTTTCGTCTCCGGTGGAGATGGCTATGGGACAGACGATGACCGATCCCATGGGGGTAGCATGATGAGCAGAGGCCGTCGCACTGAGGGCAATAATCTGTTCGGAGGTCGCCAAAAGACTTACAAGATTCCGGTTAGATCGCCAGTAGCAACAACCCCCGATACATCAGACGCTCCTCGCTGGGGAATGGGAAAGCCACTCTCTGACTCTAATATGAACCTCTCCGCTTTCCAGCGGTTGCGCCTcaaggagaaggaagagaaaacGGTGGAGGCCGCCCGGGAGTCTGAATATGCCGCCTCAACCGCCTCATCTACCAGCCGGGCCAGATCCTCCTCCACCGCATCTGGGCCTCTGTCAACAGTCCCATCATTAACTACAGCAACCTCGGCTGATGAGTTACCGAACGCATCCCATTCTTCAGTGACCGCTGTTTCGCCCCCGGAAACCCTTCCGGGCCCCATGTATGCCCCGCGCAACGGTTCAACCCGCAACCGTCGTCTCTACGGACAAGGATTGACCCAGGCTGCCCAGAGCCAGCAGAGCTCGACCTTGGATCGCCTAGAGAGTCTGAGCCGCCAGCGTGCCGGCACTGTAGATCTCCCTTCTTTGGACCGCAACTACTCCAGAAGTGCGACCAACCTGCGGGAACGCCTACAAAATCTTGCAGTCGTCGAGCTGGTCTACACCTCACAGGCTACCAGCCCTCCTTCGTCTGCAACGTCACCAAAGCCGCGCATGTCCGGAGAAGCTGCGCCCAGAGACCGTCCTTTGCCCGCAGCAGCAACGTTTGGGGCTCCTCCCCTGAGCCCTCCCATAAGCGAGAACGACGAGTTTCCCTCGCTACTGGCTGCATCTATTCACCCAGAAGACCATGGAAAAGCCACCGCCATGGGCTTGTTCAACCGTCCTGCCACTGGGTTTGATGAGCAGGCATTCTCCCGCCGCCAACTTGAAATGCACCAAGGACGAAAGACCCCGCCTCCGCGTCGTGCATCCCCCCCGCGTAGACCCCTACCGGCAGAACCCGCGGGCCGCACTCGGGGACTGTCGAAGTCGAGCTATGGTTCCCGAGCGGAATCCGCCTCGTCTCATTATACTAGTGATGCGCACTGCGGCATTGATAATTCTTGTGCGTCCAGCGTTGAGGCTTCTCCCTTTAAACCTGGAGTGAAGAATTTCTATGCCAAATCCACTGCCAGTGGATCTGGCGATGAAGGAGGGAACCCTTCTTCCCGAGAACTTTCGTCTGCGACTTCGCTGGTCACCGAGTACGGTCCGCCACTCCAGCACTCCGGAGTAGCATCTAACAAGCCACCGACTACCACTGAGGATCACCTCGAAACGCTCCCCGAAGTGAGATACTCCGATCTGGGCGACCTGAGACCTATTAACGAGAACGACCTTGACCTCCAGGACTCGTCTTCTGGAACCAGCGATAATACACCCAAGAGACCCGACTCGCCCACCCTGGAGCCAGATCATGGCTATATCGGAGTGGGGAAAATGATTATATCCCACCTTCGCCAGCAAAGTGACAAGTCTTCTATCTTCCCCCCTCCCTCGCCTCGCCCTGCACAGCAGCAGAGTGGTACATATATCCATAAGACCGATACCCCGAAGCCACCAACTGGTGTTCCCATGATAGCCGAACCTCGCGAAGAGAGTCGGCCATCATCGACAATCCGCCCAGGAACCTCGAGCTCGCAATCCCTTTCTGGAAATTCTGCCGAGGGCACAGCTTCTCGAAACAGTGCAGAGTCATTTGCAACTGGAACTTATTTTGACACAGCTTCTGTATCGAACGGCTCATCCTGGCGGGAGGAATTGGAACTTCGCCATCGCCGTCACGGAAGCACTGAGACCCAAAGGGAGCGAGAGGAATTCGCCATCGAGCTGGCAGAAAGGCGCAGGAAGGTGCAGGAGAAGCTGCGAATTGCTGCTGAGAGCGAAAGCCGGTCCAGCAGTCCCACCCCGGGCCGGTCAACTCCAGACTTGTTCCGGGCTGGCAATGCGTTTGCCATGTTGAAGCAAAAGTCCAGCAAACAGGCTAGCACAAAGCCCGATCAAAAGAAGTTGTTTGGTTATGTCGCCAGCAATGCGTCCACGTCtactctctctccagaggAGTTGTGGCGTGAAGAGGAGCGGCCCTGTTCCAACTTCAGCCGGCACCCCAACTCCAGCTCTCCCCAGATTGGATCGGAGCGTTCGCTCAGGTCTCGTATGCCATCTCTCAGCCGCGACAACAGCTACGAGGATTCGTGTGAGTCCAACCGCAGCCGTGGCTCCTCGCCTTTCGCAGACCAGAGAGACCGAGCAGGCTCGGATGCCCCAGGCCGGTCAAAGAGTCGAACCAGACTTCACGACCGAGATGACCTTCAAACTGTGGACGAGGGTTCCATCATTGGACATGATAGTCACAATGCTCCTGATGATTATGAGGCTTCCCTGCCCGTCTCGCGCCCTACATCGAGTCGCCCATCGACAGAGATGTCTGACCCTGCGAACTTAGACCGCACTTCCTCTATCGCTTCGGGCAGAAACAGCAGTACCAGTCGATCCGATACACCAAGCTTTCAATACGAACGGTCATTCCAGTTCTCGCAGTCCAACACGTCCTCGATCATCGGTGCCTCACCCCGGCCCCCACCCGCTGCCCCGGCTTACTCTGCCAATGCCACTCCTCCGCTGGACGACATGCCAACAGATGGCTCGTCTATCTCCATGGTTTCTTCATCCAATAACTCGCAGACGTCCCAACGTGGCTTGGGACAGGGCTCTCTCATGAAGCGTCCTGTGAACAAGAAGCAGATCTCCGAGCCTTTGTTTGTCTCATCCACATCAAGCGTCTCCCTCGTCGGCCTCTCACCCGGATCCGCACTGCCTTCACCCGGCAGCGCACCTCCAGTGCCACCTATGAACCCCCGCCGTCGCCGCGGAACCACCACTCAAACCATCTTGGGTGCCTTTAAGAGCGACAAGAACGATTTGCCACGGGTCGCTTCCCCGGTCCCGAGCGTTGGGGACGAATACAGTATCTTCCCGGATGAAGAAAAACGTCCGCGCTCCCGCAGCCGTCTCCGCAAGATTTCGAGTGAGGGTGGTAACCTGAACGCGCGGGCGCGCCAGGGATCCATTACTAACACTCTGCCGGCCGTGCCTCAATACCCGCCTCCTGCTATCCCTGTCGATGGAGGCATGTTCTAA